Proteins found in one Candidatus Diapherotrites archaeon genomic segment:
- a CDS encoding RNA-binding protein gives MSSMKICSSCNTQVMGNYIEFRCPVHEKEKIVRCQRCRETVRSFACKEGEFVGP, from the coding sequence ATGAGTTCTATGAAGATCTGTTCGTCCTGCAACACCCAGGTGATGGGGAATTATATCGAATTCCGGTGCCCCGTGCATGAAAAGGAAAAGATTGTTCGCTGTCAGCGGTGTCGGGAAACCGTGCGTTCTTTCGCCTGCAAAGAGGGCGAATTCGTGGGTCCGTAG
- a CDS encoding MarR family transcriptional regulator: protein MKQAETIYKTKKRYLALMILCFFYGGFTLIMALIVGYSTFWRSQIADPSLFQRSIFDRGPADANRFLPPDFNRAFVERLPLDPFSILTSPPILLFILGGVLSILAGLAIWNLMREKEIKKIREETANHLLLPEELQVLEALKKSNMESTQSRITAETGLSRVQVHRVINRLEAKGILEKHKYGLTNKIILKKEIFE from the coding sequence ATGAAACAAGCTGAAACGATTTATAAAACCAAAAAAAGATACCTTGCACTAATGATTCTCTGTTTCTTCTACGGAGGATTCACCCTTATTATGGCGCTGATTGTGGGATATTCTACTTTCTGGAGAAGCCAAATCGCCGATCCGAGTCTATTCCAGCGTAGTATCTTTGATCGTGGACCTGCTGATGCCAATCGCTTTTTACCCCCGGATTTTAATCGCGCATTTGTCGAGCGCCTTCCCCTCGATCCTTTTTCAATTCTCACATCGCCCCCTATTTTGCTTTTCATATTAGGTGGGGTTCTCTCTATTCTTGCAGGGCTAGCTATTTGGAATTTGATGAGAGAAAAGGAAATTAAGAAAATCAGAGAGGAAACGGCAAATCACTTGTTGCTTCCAGAAGAACTCCAAGTGTTGGAAGCCTTGAAGAAATCCAACATGGAATCCACACAATCTCGAATAACAGCAGAAACAGGATTGAGCCGTGTCCAGGTGCATCGCGTGATCAACCGATTGGAGGCCAAGGGAATCCTCGAAAAGCACAAGTATGGACTGACAAACAAAATTATTTTGAAAAAAGAAATATTCGAATAA
- a CDS encoding ATP-binding protein, translating to MTNPYDPQNPAKPDYFGGRKHILEMAIQRIEKALMQRQSGGIMVYGHRGVGKTSLVHKIMNLTDKQTNNEAITIYRRLGKTISDTELYQILTEELIEKIDYRKNLIDRTKDAAKKLKSIKAYDIEFAITKEFKQKSPFHQWRALIRDIKNVPFILIAIDDADQLSHEALGELKTIIEDQKNTPVLLLISGGIEFENKLVDDYSPIARAFSGAAFNLSEFILEETKEALEKPVLGTTTKWDVEAIHEVQELSRGYPYLVQCIASASHLDSGIITRKRVIEKIDAALKLGSPWLNHELQKASDHDINCFLRIVDLDKDIFKSNEMTKVGIQPVYISRLINLGVIEQINRGRYRLLKPPIVAFYHSLKRGLIPSINRKGMQGKLPTS from the coding sequence ATGACCAACCCTTACGACCCACAAAACCCAGCCAAACCCGATTATTTTGGTGGACGCAAGCACATCCTTGAAATGGCCATCCAACGCATCGAAAAAGCATTGATGCAACGCCAATCGGGAGGAATCATGGTGTATGGTCACCGGGGAGTTGGGAAAACATCGCTCGTCCATAAAATAATGAACCTAACCGATAAACAAACTAATAATGAAGCCATCACTATATACCGTCGCCTTGGAAAAACGATTTCGGACACGGAGCTATATCAGATTCTAACCGAAGAACTCATCGAAAAAATTGATTATAGAAAAAATCTCATCGACAGGACAAAGGATGCCGCAAAGAAACTAAAATCGATAAAAGCCTATGACATCGAGTTTGCAATTACAAAGGAATTCAAACAGAAAAGTCCCTTTCACCAGTGGCGCGCGCTAATCCGCGACATCAAGAATGTCCCTTTTATTCTCATCGCAATTGACGATGCCGATCAGCTATCGCATGAAGCATTAGGAGAATTGAAAACGATCATAGAAGATCAGAAGAACACTCCGGTTTTATTGCTTATCTCTGGAGGGATTGAATTCGAAAATAAATTAGTGGACGATTATTCCCCTATCGCGAGAGCCTTTTCCGGCGCTGCTTTCAATCTAAGCGAATTCATTCTAGAAGAAACAAAGGAGGCACTTGAAAAACCAGTGCTTGGAACCACCACAAAATGGGACGTTGAAGCCATCCACGAGGTACAAGAATTATCTCGCGGTTACCCTTATCTTGTCCAATGCATTGCCAGTGCGAGCCATTTGGATAGCGGGATTATCACCCGAAAGCGCGTGATCGAAAAAATCGATGCCGCATTGAAACTAGGAAGCCCGTGGTTGAATCACGAACTTCAAAAAGCTTCAGATCATGACATAAATTGTTTTCTGCGAATAGTTGATTTAGATAAGGACATTTTCAAAAGTAATGAGATGACAAAAGTAGGAATTCAACCAGTATATATCAGCCGACTCATCAATCTAGGAGTAATCGAACAGATAAACCGCGGGAGATACCGCTTATTGAAGCCACCCATCGTTGCCTTCTACCATAGTCTCAAACGAGGATTAATCCCATCTATAAATAGAAAAGGAATGCAGGGGAAACTACCGACCAGTTAA
- a CDS encoding site-specific integrase, translated as MPPKPTDNSIHGYHEKYHRVLYQLFPDKFPRPIPKREGVSKQIEPFQINLINKKVLYDLYLFQEASDQTGVARRWTLLRLLSKISLLLEETDGFSGDLPERTFQNMLSHEKGKEIVLQLANKVRRQTQWNRTTENFHLRALKQLLRHMNGGDSTPHCISWLKFKRKKNDSGEDPSKAPKLIKREDIITEPEMAKLYENASHTMIKCALACLWEGLRASELLNLRKKSVTFEENTVNLSVQGKTGSRIVKSATGARYIRDWLSQHPDPSPDSWLFVIVSNKNKGQRYGYFPLGKEIHNTLRRAGIIKRGNLHVFRHSRVVDMLLKGYSPAIIQKVMGWSSLDMLQTYGHLVDVDAHNEVLRIELGGKPREAKPSILSARVCLICSKENDLSADSCVRCSNALTDKGLVEKNREYHELKDKVQELQESMSLLTAWMKRFGKSEPSPREAKEFHDEWIKTIE; from the coding sequence ATGCCCCCAAAACCAACCGACAATAGCATACACGGATACCACGAAAAATATCACAGAGTCCTCTATCAACTCTTTCCCGACAAATTCCCAAGACCTATTCCAAAGAGAGAAGGCGTATCCAAACAGATAGAACCCTTTCAGATCAATTTGATCAACAAGAAAGTTCTATATGATCTATACTTGTTTCAAGAAGCATCCGACCAAACAGGGGTTGCTCGACGATGGACACTCTTACGGCTCCTATCCAAAATCAGTCTCCTGCTAGAAGAGACTGACGGGTTTTCAGGGGACTTACCTGAAAGGACATTCCAAAACATGCTCTCGCATGAAAAAGGAAAAGAAATTGTCCTGCAACTCGCCAACAAAGTACGAAGACAAACACAATGGAACCGAACAACCGAAAACTTTCATCTTCGTGCACTCAAACAGCTCCTTCGACACATGAATGGAGGCGATTCCACTCCACACTGCATCTCATGGCTTAAGTTCAAACGAAAAAAGAATGATTCGGGAGAAGATCCAAGCAAGGCACCCAAATTGATTAAACGAGAAGACATTATCACCGAACCAGAAATGGCAAAACTCTATGAGAATGCTTCGCACACCATGATTAAATGTGCACTCGCCTGCTTATGGGAAGGATTACGTGCCTCCGAATTATTGAATTTGAGAAAAAAGAGCGTTACCTTCGAAGAAAATACGGTCAACCTTTCAGTCCAAGGAAAGACGGGCTCTCGAATCGTAAAATCAGCGACAGGTGCACGATACATTCGTGATTGGTTAAGCCAACATCCAGATCCTTCCCCCGATTCGTGGCTCTTTGTGATCGTTTCAAACAAAAATAAGGGTCAACGTTACGGATATTTTCCATTGGGAAAAGAAATTCACAACACGCTTCGTCGAGCTGGCATCATCAAGCGCGGAAATTTGCACGTGTTCAGGCATTCACGTGTCGTTGACATGCTTCTCAAAGGATATTCCCCCGCTATTATCCAAAAAGTGATGGGATGGTCAAGCTTAGATATGCTCCAAACCTATGGCCATCTTGTCGATGTGGACGCTCACAATGAAGTTTTACGAATTGAATTAGGAGGAAAACCAAGAGAAGCAAAGCCTTCCATTTTATCCGCCAGAGTTTGCCTCATTTGCTCAAAAGAAAACGATTTGAGTGCAGATAGCTGCGTGAGATGTTCCAATGCTCTAACCGACAAGGGCCTTGTCGAAAAGAACCGAGAATACCACGAGCTAAAAGACAAAGTTCAGGAACTCCAAGAAAGCATGAGTCTTCTAACTGCTTGGATGAAACGATTTGGCAAAAGTGAGCCATCTCCAAGAGAAGCCAAGGAATTTCACGACGAATGGATAAAAACTATTGAATAA
- a CDS encoding NmrA family NAD(P)-binding protein: MRIALFGATGKTGMNIVRQALEMGHEVKAFV, encoded by the coding sequence ATGAGAATTGCATTATTTGGCGCAACAGGGAAAACAGGAATGAACATTGTTCGGCAGGCGCTCGAAATGGGCCATGAAGTAAAAGCCTTTGTCTGA
- a CDS encoding ABC transporter permease gives MKVADSFALSLNSIVHRRLRSWLTLLGIIIGVAAVVAIISIGEGAQASVTQQLSSFGADIITVTPGFSRAQGFGGGFRGGGGGVSMTTTASTDEAPTLTKKDAIIIDTHPYVTAVTEIVSGRAEIIFLGETTNVSLQGVNPVTWTQTSNLTLSAGRFLTPSDSVGVVIGTNVATTVFKQPITLGRTITLEGKPFTVVGILSPSGSGFGQGDSTVYTTLNGAWNVLSDDVNRDTYTSIQAKVSDSEQVDQTVNDLTASLQISRRVTERNQDFTVTSSQALQEQVSAITGTLTLFLGAIAAISLIVGALGVANSMFTSVLEKTKEIGILKALGSTNNEILTLFVMESGLFGLVGGIIGVILGTLASVGVSSTGLLSVPGGQGSTIFVSPELIIIAITLSTIIGIIAGLVPAMNASRLRPIEALRYE, from the coding sequence ATGAAAGTTGCGGATTCCTTTGCGCTCTCGCTAAACAGTATTGTCCATCGTCGGCTTCGATCCTGGCTTACCTTGTTGGGAATCATTATTGGAGTGGCGGCAGTAGTGGCAATCATCTCCATCGGAGAAGGGGCGCAAGCGAGTGTAACCCAACAACTTTCCAGTTTTGGAGCCGATATTATTACGGTTACTCCGGGCTTCAGCCGTGCACAAGGATTTGGTGGTGGTTTTCGGGGAGGAGGCGGGGGAGTCAGTATGACAACTACTGCTTCCACGGACGAGGCGCCCACGCTTACCAAGAAAGATGCCATCATTATTGACACTCATCCCTATGTTACGGCTGTCACTGAAATCGTTTCTGGACGAGCCGAAATTATTTTTCTGGGTGAAACGACTAATGTGAGTCTTCAGGGTGTTAATCCTGTCACGTGGACTCAGACGTCCAATCTAACTTTGTCCGCTGGCCGTTTTCTTACGCCGAGTGATTCTGTCGGGGTAGTGATTGGAACGAACGTTGCTACTACTGTGTTCAAGCAACCCATTACATTGGGGAGGACTATCACGTTAGAAGGAAAGCCCTTCACGGTGGTGGGAATTCTTTCGCCGTCCGGAAGTGGATTTGGACAGGGCGATTCAACTGTTTATACCACCTTGAATGGAGCATGGAATGTATTGTCGGATGATGTTAATCGCGATACGTATACGAGCATTCAAGCAAAAGTTTCGGACTCCGAACAGGTTGATCAAACGGTAAATGACCTTACTGCCTCCTTACAAATATCTCGAAGAGTGACGGAACGAAATCAAGATTTTACGGTTACCTCTTCGCAAGCACTTCAGGAGCAAGTAAGTGCTATCACTGGAACACTCACCCTATTCCTAGGCGCCATTGCCGCCATCTCATTGATCGTGGGAGCGTTGGGTGTGGCCAATAGTATGTTTACTTCCGTCCTGGAAAAAACGAAAGAAATTGGGATCCTAAAAGCATTGGGTTCGACCAACAATGAAATACTAACTCTTTTTGTAATGGAATCGGGATTATTTGGATTAGTAGGGGGAATTATTGGAGTCATTTTAGGCACACTCGCTTCGGTGGGCGTATCGAGTACCGGCCTCTTATCAGTACCGGGGGGACAGGGATCCACTATATTTGTTTCACCCGAATTAATTATTATTGCAATCACTCTATCAACGATCATCGGAATCATTGCAGGTCTCGTTCCCGCAATGAATGCATCACGGTTAAGACCCATTGAAGCGCTGCGATACGAATAA
- a CDS encoding ABC transporter ATP-binding protein, translated as MAIKRFSTDIPILEIKDAWKIYQMDQVQVPAVKGISLTIRKGEFVAIMGASGSGKSTVLNMVGALDIPTKGEILLEGTSISALSESEVSRIRGKAIGFVFQTFNLYPTLNVFENVALPMRIHEFEKNEINTTVTKLLDQVGLSHRIQHYPSQLSGGERQRVAVARALSADPSMILADEPTGNLDSKTSYEIMDIFEDLHAKQGKTIVLVTHESDIAKYADRVIELKDGQIHYDGKNRTGR; from the coding sequence ATGGCGATTAAACGATTTTCTACGGATATCCCTATTTTGGAGATTAAAGATGCCTGGAAAATCTACCAGATGGACCAGGTGCAGGTTCCAGCCGTAAAAGGAATCAGTCTTACGATCCGAAAAGGAGAATTTGTAGCTATTATGGGAGCATCCGGCTCTGGAAAGTCCACCGTATTGAATATGGTAGGGGCATTGGATATTCCGACAAAAGGTGAAATCCTCCTGGAAGGAACGTCCATTTCCGCTCTTTCCGAATCGGAAGTCTCACGCATTCGGGGGAAAGCCATTGGTTTCGTATTCCAGACTTTCAATCTTTATCCTACCCTTAATGTTTTTGAGAATGTTGCTTTGCCCATGCGCATTCATGAGTTTGAGAAAAATGAAATCAATACGACCGTTACCAAGCTTCTGGATCAAGTCGGCCTATCCCATCGAATTCAACACTATCCTTCCCAGCTTTCTGGAGGAGAACGCCAGCGCGTGGCAGTAGCGCGCGCCTTGTCGGCCGATCCATCCATGATTTTGGCAGATGAGCCCACCGGAAATTTGGATTCGAAAACGAGTTATGAGATCATGGATATTTTCGAGGACCTTCATGCCAAGCAAGGAAAAACCATCGTGTTGGTTACGCATGAATCGGATATTGCCAAGTATGCGGATCGTGTCATTGAATTGAAAGATGGTCAAATTCATTATGATGGAAAAAATAGGACAGGGAGATGA
- a CDS encoding NAD(P)H-binding protein: MTIQDDKLSLVEGNVVDSKAVEQAVEGSDLVISALGPTPDANEMILAKGTENIINAMKKNDVKRLIVESSCPLSGSPEGMAFLKGFGMTDDKIASVRPMIDDKIRQETIVRKSGLDWTIVRPLALTDGPKTGTYRAGETLNIKQTDNISRADVADFMLKSAKDNKWVGKIVVVAY; encoded by the coding sequence ATGACTATTCAAGATGACAAACTTTCATTGGTTGAAGGTAACGTTGTAGATTCGAAAGCAGTAGAGCAAGCGGTTGAAGGGAGTGATTTGGTTATTTCTGCTCTCGGTCCGACCCCTGATGCGAATGAGATGATTCTGGCAAAAGGAACGGAGAATATCATAAACGCGATGAAAAAAAACGATGTAAAAAGGTTGATTGTAGAGAGTTCGTGCCCTCTGTCTGGATCACCTGAAGGGATGGCTTTTCTGAAAGGATTTGGTATGACCGATGATAAGATAGCATCAGTCAGACCCATGATTGACGACAAAATTAGACAAGAGACCATTGTTAGGAAAAGCGGATTAGACTGGACAATCGTTCGACCATTAGCTCTAACAGACGGACCAAAAACCGGTACGTATCGTGCAGGAGAAACACTAAATATCAAGCAAACGGATAACATCTCGCGAGCAGACGTCGCGGACTTCATGCTAAAAAGTGCAAAAGACAATAAGTGGGTAGGTAAGATAGTTGTGGTTGCATATTGA